Proteins from a single region of Bombus pascuorum chromosome 5, iyBomPasc1.1, whole genome shotgun sequence:
- the LOC132906889 gene encoding symplekin, with protein sequence MDPRIHRRTEPEKGPGDLIVEWLNEASLNPGEDIKVANLCKVQEILINKEPQLLPLYLDEALQFSLDRNAEVRKTITGFIEEAGVKQPEVIPRIVQVLLRLVSDESSAVAKRSLRASGRILRAALKWISSAITVTPEMEVAWNQLSALKIQIINMIDSDNDGIRTQAVKFLEGVVLIQTYPDPDIPKKSDDFSLEDIPLTLKIARRRKLEEEANDVMDLLIKFHGSPHVSSVNLMTCMGSLALIAKTRPQFMPGVIQALQRLQHDLPPTLSDSQVTSVQKQLKLTLLGLMKHPASIEFASTIAKQLTQLGAKEQEILKAYPKPEDIRRMKKRQQEAAASSAAKRVKIETSLIPDESEIVASLVPSSKVSELVELSESFIAERLSVDIVTDLVMDSMAWVPDTMTTIFQREYQPSSTTDINTQRQTIAKLLATQIRQAKTKKKKDAKDEDAVMEDLVKNPTISVAEAKRERKREKDREKEKEAKASLEAHEKSLAKARTRLKALKLSEVTKPLSKETKERMLLMAVNRILLSEKTAVFGGVAAIRSKILTTLAATFNPYIKEAVLRYITDDMRNRLDLALGWLYEEYALLQGFQRRTTLCTKPQEAPHQAYNFLLCTLVSAIDLVQGKDRDTLLHRLYLEAPLITEDAVEALKMVSSDETRGLMPLQLLKEMVIRRPTKQLVFLNVLLCHTGHENNTIREAAIQLVCQLYSRPELSKLIEEYAVLYLGFLRLHTPPEIVFGQDRGRPQVETQWTESTTRACLGLYLALLSEHQDLIHELARVYTSMGADVKRMVLRLVEGPVRSLGMGSPQLLSLVENCPKGAETLVTRIIHILTEKSAPSVELVARVRELYQTRVSDVRFLIPVLNGLTKKEVIAALPKLIKLNPIVVKEVFNRLLGTHNNESGVPHTSPITPAELLIALHNIDPSKAELKTVIKATSLCFAEKQIYTQETVAVVMQHLMEMTPLPTLLMRTVIQSLALYPRLSGFVMNILQRLILKQVWKQPKVWEGFVKCCERTQPQSFAVILQLPPAQLAEALKMASNLRAPLLAHVEAFAENQKAHIPQSIMDVIQGKSPCDIHDEFDIAPPGDYPIEQKPDTMETDISEPAPPGLD encoded by the exons atggaTCCTCGAATACATAGAAGAACAGAGCCGGAAAAAGGACCGGGCGATTTG ataGTTGAATGGTTAAATGAGGCTTCACTAAACCCAGGAGAAGATATAAAAGTTGCAAATTTATGTAAAgttcaagaaatattaataaacaagGAGCCACAATTACTTCCATTATATTTGGATGAAGCATTACAGTTTTCCTTAGATAGGAATGCAGAAGTTAGGAAAACAATTACAGGTTTCATAGAAGAGGCTGG TGTAAAACAACCTGAGGTAATTCCACGTATAGTTCAAGTACTTTTAAGACTAGTTTCTGATGAATCATCAGCTGTTGCTAAAAGATCTCTTAGAGCTAGTGGCAGAATATTAAGAGCTGCATTGAAATGGATATCTAGCGCCATTACAGTTACGCCAGAAATGGAAGTTGCATGGAATCAACTTAGTGCTctcaaaattcaaattataaatatgattgACAGTGACAATGATGG GATTAGAACACAAGCTGTGAAATTTCTTGAAGGTGTTGTTTTGATACAAACATACCCTGACCCAGATATACCAAAGAAGTCAGATGATTTTTCTTTAGAAGATATTCcattaacattaaaaatagcACGCAGACGCAAATTGGAGGAAGAAGCTAATGATGTAATGGActtattaatcaaatttcatGGATCTCCACACGTTAGTAGCGTTAATTTGATGACATGCATGGGATCTTTAGCATTGATTGCTAAAACAAGACCTCAGTTTATGCCTGGTGTAATACAag CTTTGCAAAGGTTACAACATGATTTACCACCCACATTATCTGATTCTCAAGTAACCAGCGttcaaaaacaattaaaattaactttattAGGACTGATGAAGCACCCAGCTAGCATAGAATTTGCATCCACAATAGCTAAACAACTGACTCAATTGGGAGCAAAAGAACAAGAAATTCTTAAAGCTTATCCAAAACCAGAAGATATTCGACGCATGAAGAAACGACAACAA GAAGCAGCAGCGTCTTCCGCTGCAAAGCGTGTTAAAATCGAAACTTCTTTAATACCTGATGAATCAGAAATAGTGGCTAGTTTAGTACCCAGCTCAAAAGTATCAGAATTGGTTGAACTTTCAGAAAGTTTTATTGCTGAAAGATTAAGTGTAGACATTGTTACAGATTTAGTAATGGATAGCATg GCGTGGGTCCCAGACACAATGACAACGATTTTTCAAAGAGAATATCAGCCTTCTTCAACGACCGATATAAATACTCAACGACAAACGATTGCTAAATTACTAGCGACACAAATAAGACAAgctaaaacaaagaaaaaaaaggatgcAAAGGATGAAGATGCTGTGATGGAAGATTTAGTGAAAAATCCAACCATTAGCGTAGCGGAAGCAAAACGAGAGCGGAAACGTGAAAAAGatagggaaaaagaaaaagaagcaaaggCATCTCTGGAAGCACATGAAAAATCGCTTGCGAAGGCAAGAACTCGTTTAAAAGCCTTGAAATTATCTGAAGTTACAAAACCATTGTCAAAAGAAACTAAAGAAAGAATGTTACTGATGGCTGTGAATCGAATTTTGCTTTCTGAGAAGACAGCTGTATTTGGTGGTGTAGCAGCCATAAG ATCAAAAATTTTAACTACTCTAGCAGCAACGTTTAATCCATACATTAAAGAagcagtattacgttatattactGACGATATGAGAAATCGTTTAGACTTAGCTTTAGGTTGGTTGTATGAAGAATATGCATTACTTCAGGGTTTTCAAAGACGAACTACATTATGTACAAAGCCCCAAGAAGCTCCGCATCAGgcttacaattttttattatgtacTTTAGTATCTGCAATAGATTTAGTTCAAGGCAAAGATCGTGACACATTACTACACAG gCTGTACTTGGAAGCTCCATTAATTACCGAAGATGCAGTCGAGGCTTTGAAAATGGTGTCATCTGATGAAACAAGAGGACTGATGCcgttacaattattaaaagaaatggtTATTCGTAGACCAACAAAACAATTAGTTTTCCTAAACGTATTGTTATGTCATACTGGCCATGAAAACAATAcg ATAAGAGAAGCCGCTATACAGTTAGTTTGTCAACTATATAGTCGTCCTGAATTAAGTAAACTCATAGAAGAGTATGCAGTTCTCTATTTAGGTTTCTTACGACTACATACACCACCTGAGATCGTCTTCGGACAAGATCGAGGTAGACCGCAAGTAGAAACTCAGTGGACTGAGTCAACTACAAGAGCTTGTCTTGGATTATATCTTGCTCTGTTAAGTGAACATCAAGATTTAATTCATGA ATTGGCTAGAGTTTATACATCGATGGGTGCAGATGTAAAACGTATGGTTCTTCGATTAGTAGAAGGACCTGTTAGATCTTTAGGAATGGGGAGTCCGCAATTATTGTCATTAGTTGAAAATTGCCCTAAAGGCGCTGAAACGCTAGTTACAAGAATTATTCATATCCttacagaaaaat cTGCACCAAGTGTAGAATTAGTAGCAAGAGTACGAGAACTTTATCAGACCAGAGTTTCAGATGTTCGATTCTTAATACCAGTTTTAAACGGtttaacgaagaaagaagTTATAGCTGCTCTTCCAAAGctcataaaattaaatcctATCGTTGTTAAAGAG GTATTCAATAGACTGCTAGGCACTCATAATAATGAAAGTGGTGTACCTCATACATCTCCTATCACACCTGCTGAATTGTTAATAGCTTTGCATAATATAGATCCAAGCAAAGCAGAATTGAAAACAGTTATAAAAG CTACGTCCCTATGTTTTGcggaaaaacaaatatatacacaAGAAACTGTAGCTGTTGTAATGCAACATCTTATGGAGATGACCCCTCTTCCTACATTACTCATGCGTACAGTGATACAAAGTTTAGCATTATATCCTAGGTTAAGCGGATTCGTTATGAATATACTTCAACGATTAATTCTCAAACAAGTTTGGAAACAACCAAAAGTATGGGAGGGTTTTGTAAAATGTTGCGAACGTACGCAACCACAAAGTTTTGCGGTTATTTTACAACTTCCTCCAGCACAATTGGCCGAAGCGTTAAAAATGGCGAGTAACTTACGAGCACCATTATTAGCGCATGTCGAAGCCTTTGCCGAAAATCAG AAAGCGCACATTCCGCAATCAATAATGGATGTTATTCAGGGTAAATCACCTTGCGACATACATGATGAATTTGATATT GCACCACCCGGTGATTATCCGATCGAACAAAAACCAGATACTATGGAAACTGATATTTCAGAACCAGCTCCGCCTGGTCTAGATTAG
- the LOC132906894 gene encoding ketohexokinase-like — MISSFYEKIVGTSSTVESNQQKILCIGLTCLDIVQTCKQYPAEDSDQRSVECRWQRGGNASNTCTVLSQLGSPCEFFGTLSAEEHLSFLQNDMRSYNIDFSHCPMVESIGCPISTVMLSLSSGSRTILHHNPNLPELTLKNFEQLHLEDYSWIHFEGRNLNEVLSMMQCVENYNNMLNYSQDSNSKEIASSQTPITVSVELENPKQELLDLLPYVDVAFISKDFAQSRGHDNMSETLKDISGDAKSGATLICAWADRGAMARTPDNITVQSPAFPPQKVVDTLGAGDTFNAAVLHYLNKAKLEFIKKRKLEPSKTNSALQKDVKIKRNVKMNYNIESLECSHTEFITQNVLQAAVTFACQVAGAKVGLRGYNKLDEIFKDASKI, encoded by the exons ATGATTTCAAGtttctatgaaaaaattgttGGTACGTCTTCTACAGTGGAGTCAAACCAGCAGAAAATTCTTTGCATTGGATTAACTTGTTTGGATATTGTACAAACGTGCAAACAATATCCCGCAGAAGATTCTGATCAAAG ATCTGTAGAATGTCGATGGCAAAGAGGAGGTAATGCATCTAATACTTGTACAGTTCTTTCTCAATTAGGGAGCCCATGTGAATTTTTTGGTACTTTAAGTGCTGAAGAACATTTAAGTTTTTTGCAAAATGATATGCGGAGTTACAATATCGACTTTTCTCATTGTCCTATGGTAGAAAGTATAGGGTGTCCAATATCCACTGTTATGCTAAGTTTAAGCTCAGGGTCTCGTACAATTTTACATCATAATCCAAATCTGCCAGAAttaacattgaaaaattttgagCAACTACATTTAGAAGATTACAGTTGGATTCATTTTGAAGGTAGAAACTTGAATGAAGTACTATCTATGATGCAGTGtgtggaaaattataataacatgTTGAATTATAGCCAAGatagtaatagtaaagaaATTGCTTCTAGTCAAACACCAATTACCGTTAGCGTAGAATTAGAAAATCCAAAACAAGAATTATTAGATTTACTACCTTATGTCGATGTAGCATTTATCTCTAAAGATTTTGCCCAAAGTAGAGGACATGATAATATGAGTGAAACATTGAAGGATATTAGCGGAGATGCTAAATCTGG ggCAACTCTTATATGTGCTTGGGCTGACAGAGGCGCTATGGCAAGAACTCCAGATAATATTACAGTACAATCTCCTGCATTTCCACCGCAGAAGGTTGTGGATACCTTAGGTGCTGGAGACACCTTTAATGCTGctgtattacattatttaaataaagcaaaactggaattcattaaaaaaagaaagttagaACCAAGCAAAACGAATAGTGCCTTAcagaaagatgtaaaaatcAAACGTAATgttaaaatgaattataatattgaaagTTTAGAATGTAGTCATACAGAATTTATTACGCAAAATGTCCTGCAAGCAGCTGTAACTTTTGCTTGTCAAGTAGCTGGTGCTAAAGTTGGTTTAAGAGGATATAATAAGttagatgaaatttttaaggatgcatcaaaaatttaa
- the LOC132906898 gene encoding 17-beta-hydroxysteroid dehydrogenase 13 isoform X1 produces MVQVREAVLVLLDILLLVLKILYDIVLGIYRLCIPVKEKSVIGEIVLITGTGHGIGKELALKYASLGATVVCLDVNEEGNNETVNEINQTALKAYGYKCDVSNREEVLKIAKKVTEEVGDVTILINNAGIMPCFTFMNHTPEQIKRIFDINVLAHFWIFQAFLPSMIQRNYGHVVALSSIAGIFGQPNLVPYCASKFAVKGLMEALYEELRSMNKEKPSNIKFTTVYPYMVNTGLCKNPYYRFKNLMSLVSTKRAVDIIVKAQRQNTKEISIPTYWYYANIILRCMPATCIEHVKDFLNAGVNEEC; encoded by the exons ATGGTCCAGGTACGGGAGGCTGTGTTAGTCCTATTGGATATATTGCTGCTTGTGCTGAAAATACTTTATGACATTGTCTTAGGAATATACAGATTATGTATACCAGTCAAAGAGAAAAGCGTAATCGGCGAGATTGTATTG ATTACAGGTACTGGACATGGTATTGGTAAAGAATTAGCATTAAAATATGCATCGTTAGGAGCGACCGTTGTCTGTTTGGACGTAAATGAAGAAGGAAACAACGAAAcagtaaatgaaataaacCAAACCGCATTAAAAGCTTACGGTTACAA ATGCGACGTATCGAACAGGGAAGAAGTGCTTAAAATAGCTAAAAAAGTAACAGAGGAAGTAGGAGATGTGACAATTCTGATTAACAATGCTGGTATAATGCCTTGTTTCACTTTCATGAATCATACACCCGAGCAAATTAAGCGAATATTCGATATCAATGTGCTAGCACATTTTTgg ATTTTCCAAGCTTTCTTACCTAGCATGATTCAAAGAAATTACGGTCATGTCGTTGCTCTTTCATCGATAGCTGGTATTTTCGGTCAACCCAATTTAGTTCCTTACTGCGCTTCAAAGTTTGCAGTAAAAG GGTTGATGGAAGCACTGTACGAAGAGTTACGATCGATGAATAAGGAAAAGCCatcaaatatcaaattcaCAACAGTTTATCCGTATATGGTCAATACAGGACTTTGCAAAAACCCATATTAcag GTTCAAAAACCTAATGTCTTTGGTTTCAACAAAACGGGCAGTTGATATAATAGTTAAAGCGCAACGGCAAAACACCAAAGAGATTTCTATTCCCACATATTGGTATTATGCTAATATTATTCTGAG ATGTATGCCAGCTACATGCATAGAACACGTAAAGGACTTTCTAAATGCTGGTGTAAACGAAGAATGttaa
- the LOC132906898 gene encoding 17-beta-hydroxysteroid dehydrogenase 13 isoform X2 has protein sequence MVQVREAVLVLLDILLLVLKILYDIVLGIYRLCIPVKEKSVIGEIVLITGTGHGIGKELALKYASLGATVVCLDVNEEGNNETVNEINQTALKAYGYKEEVLKIAKKVTEEVGDVTILINNAGIMPCFTFMNHTPEQIKRIFDINVLAHFWIFQAFLPSMIQRNYGHVVALSSIAGIFGQPNLVPYCASKFAVKGLMEALYEELRSMNKEKPSNIKFTTVYPYMVNTGLCKNPYYRFKNLMSLVSTKRAVDIIVKAQRQNTKEISIPTYWYYANIILRCMPATCIEHVKDFLNAGVNEEC, from the exons ATGGTCCAGGTACGGGAGGCTGTGTTAGTCCTATTGGATATATTGCTGCTTGTGCTGAAAATACTTTATGACATTGTCTTAGGAATATACAGATTATGTATACCAGTCAAAGAGAAAAGCGTAATCGGCGAGATTGTATTG ATTACAGGTACTGGACATGGTATTGGTAAAGAATTAGCATTAAAATATGCATCGTTAGGAGCGACCGTTGTCTGTTTGGACGTAAATGAAGAAGGAAACAACGAAAcagtaaatgaaataaacCAAACCGCATTAAAAGCTTACGGTTACAA GGAAGAAGTGCTTAAAATAGCTAAAAAAGTAACAGAGGAAGTAGGAGATGTGACAATTCTGATTAACAATGCTGGTATAATGCCTTGTTTCACTTTCATGAATCATACACCCGAGCAAATTAAGCGAATATTCGATATCAATGTGCTAGCACATTTTTgg ATTTTCCAAGCTTTCTTACCTAGCATGATTCAAAGAAATTACGGTCATGTCGTTGCTCTTTCATCGATAGCTGGTATTTTCGGTCAACCCAATTTAGTTCCTTACTGCGCTTCAAAGTTTGCAGTAAAAG GGTTGATGGAAGCACTGTACGAAGAGTTACGATCGATGAATAAGGAAAAGCCatcaaatatcaaattcaCAACAGTTTATCCGTATATGGTCAATACAGGACTTTGCAAAAACCCATATTAcag GTTCAAAAACCTAATGTCTTTGGTTTCAACAAAACGGGCAGTTGATATAATAGTTAAAGCGCAACGGCAAAACACCAAAGAGATTTCTATTCCCACATATTGGTATTATGCTAATATTATTCTGAG ATGTATGCCAGCTACATGCATAGAACACGTAAAGGACTTTCTAAATGCTGGTGTAAACGAAGAATGttaa